TGTGATAGTATACCTCCTGGCATACCTCCCTCGCTCATTCTGCTCTCCTATTAGAAATATCGTTAGTTCCGAGCACGGCCCGCTAGATGGCGCTgtaccaaaaaaaaaattaatatacttacCCGCGTAATTCAAACGATAAAACATCGAACTGGTTTAATCTCATgttcttaataattaaatttttgagGAAATTAATCAACGAATTATAGatatatatacaatatgtATTTACGGCATAATATTGTTCATTCAAAATCAAGTTTTAAACAAAGTTTTATGTTTAATTCGTCAATATACATCGCTAACTAAGGGAAACGAAGAACAAAgtgttaatgaaaatttatttgattgcacaaaattacattattcaCAGTTTACAACAGTACGTTCACTTGATGATACTAGTATTTTAAAAACCGTGTAGCTTTCCATGGAAAAATTTCTATACagataatatataatttcaaCTTAAATCTTAAGTAATAAATAGATGAAAGTGTACATAAATTTTACGTCGAACTGCTATTTATAAAATCTATTACTGCCCTACTTTGCTTCCTCTACGACTTTAAACAAGTATTGTTAAGAATTCAGTGAAAATTACAAGACCATAATACATTGGAATTAATACATATGTTACTTATTATGCTAAAACCTGTACTATCTTGATACCAAATATGTCCAGAGAAAAGTTCTGatttaaaattctatcaaGAAAAATGTCCTATCTCCTCTTACATAGTATCAAGGATTATCCTTATAAAGGATGACCTTCTAAAACacacaaaagaaaaagaattatcTTCCTACCCTCGTTTTCTTAAATCTTTCAACCATCAAGCACTCTTTCAGATCTAAtatatttcttcatttaaaCAGTGCACAAGGGTTAAAATCTAAAatctgaaataattaatatgaaGTCTTATCTAACGGGTATTACGTTGTTTAGAACAACTATGTTTCAATCACCGGTTTTCAAACGTATCATATACGTATCCACAACTTCCATCTCCCTTCTATCCAAATGTTGATCAAAAACAATGCAGCAATTCAGAAGGGAGCAAAGGTCAGCCAAGATTTGTACTTTGCTACCATACCAGTTTACACGAGTCTTTCattggaaaaaataatttccaattaGTAGAAACTTTTATTGACACCCTGTCCATCTTGAACgttgagaaatatttttgcaatCGTCATAGGTCGAGGGTGGTATCGGATCCATGATGATAATCCTCGTCTAACAGAGGTTCTTGTTCCACCATCATGTGAACTGTGAACAAAACTATATTCATGCACACCAACGAATAAGAACATTTATAATGGGCATGTGCGAATACCTTGTTACAGTGTTAgttgaacattttttaatCATCTCTACTGATATTTTATTGCTCTAATATTGTCTCTTTTTTGGCCAGTGTTATTCGCACATACGTAAGTGAAcatgttattatatattaaactTAACAGACATTATTAATACTATCTAACAGTTAGAGAATTATATACCCATCTTAAagaagtaataataattaaggGAGATTGATAACCATTTGATACTACACCATTATAATCCTTCTTCTTACTAATATTTCTAACTTCTTCttatgtttcattttaatctGCTGTTAATTATTTGGAATATTGACATGTTAAAGTTAgaagcattttttttttcattgaacGTATTAGAATAATATAGGTGTTAATATACAGTAAGCTTTTCTTCTTCATACCTGGTTGATCAAGTATGTAACAGTGTTTAGTTAATTggattatataaattaatagaacaGTTAGAGAATGTAGTTGATGAAGCTTTAAAACTATGCACATAGGCAAAGAAACATGCAAACATAAGTTTTAGCATGCCATCTCTACTTGCTGGATTAGGTATCTCATTGCTTTTGCATATACTTTAATTGTAAATAGTTAATAATGTGAAACCAAAGAAAACGATACACTAAAATCTATTGTATTACCAATTCAAGGCtgatataaaattgttaaacattgtataaaattcatttacattttgttaaaattttaatagtcTCGAGTACAGTAATGCAGCATGCAGATTAATGTCTAAAACGTCCATAGAATTATATATTAGAAATTTACTTGGAAGAATCACCTTTGAAAGTTGTTTCAGAAGGATTAACATGGATTAGAGATTCTAAAGACTAGGAAATAGGACAGTAATTCCTAAACATTGTCATTATTAAGCTCTTTCAATAAAAACgtgtaaatgaaatatagCATGTGATAGGAAAATTGTTTATCTAAAAAGTATCATACAGTTTATGAACAGAAACCAAAATACGATACATCAAAAGTATTaggtacatatttttttttattttccaataaTATTCCAAACAACCCTAATATTATCATCCCAAGAATCTTGATAACTTTATAAAAACTGAAGATTTATTGTACAGCTATAATAGAATACTTCATGGCTAATGAAACACCTTTACAATGATTTAATGTTACAATATAAGTTGATCTATTATAAACCATTTAATCACTGTTTAAGTTTTCAAATGCTTTTAATTCTTGCAAAAAAACATATTAAAAGCTCAAAATATTTCCTCTCACATTTGGGATCACTaacagaaattttttaattgaagtaTACTTAACATCTGTATCACACTTCTGAAATGATGCATTTCTTATTTAGTAATGCacaattattgtaaaatttactTTTCATTAATCACAAAGTCTACAACATATTGAGAATCTAAATGTGCACATTTAATGAACGTTTAATAAGAGAACACATCTTTATCATATAATTCTATGACACTTTGTACAATTGAATATTATTCGATCAATATGCCATACTTTATGTAAGcaataacaaataaattttacaatgaTTATTCATGTTTCTCGTATAGCATTAATTGtactaaagaaaaaaataagaatctCTGCCACATATTGTtgatcattaaaaattaatgaatctCTTTTGTGGATTTATAGaactataattatttatagttGCAATTGATAAGCGTATGTTAAGGCCACATCTGAGCTAAATGACAAATCattacaaatgaaaaatattaccaTTAATACACATGTGCAATATATACGTACATTTCCTATGCTCTATACGTTTTTCGTTTACAATTTTCTTCGTTCactaataaatattcaataaaaGAGAGTATTAGAACACACAATTATCGTAATTTGTTAATCAGCAACATTCTTTCAATTCCTTACAATTCCTCATTAAATTGTGGATAAGCAAGAAAAATACCGAAAACCGTAGATTAGGGTCACTTGAACTCAAAGTAACTATCTTTGGTTGTTCGCTTACGCTATAAATAGTTTATGTTATAATTGACTATGGAAATATTTGTAGTATATAACTATATACATGTTGGTTATAAAACAgaactgttttatttttctaataaattcAAGTATTCTAGATGAAAACCAGGACTATAATATGGTACATAAAAGAGACcttcaaaaatatttgaaacttATAAACAAGAAACAGTTATTTACTTTATAATTGTCTTTTTAACactgtatttaaaaaaacttTCTTTTGAGATTCCaaaataattatgatatttaaaGTGAATTTTCACTAGACTACAGAAATGTTTTGTCCACtaatcattaaaaaataaataaattcacatttactgatttaatcaGATAACTATGAAACTTAAAATTTGTCATGTCTTTTCATTCAAGTAATCGATAATTATGCATTACTTTTTGTCACGTGTCTATGTATTGTTTCTATTGCTCTATTTATTTAGTTTTGATCACTAGGTTCATATCTTTTCGTCGATAACAGAAAATAGCTGCAATCGACGAGAAGCAGTGAGTAACTTTTAATCAAATATGTTGATGAGaccttttatttatatattcagTACTAATCAGATGCGACGATGATTACAAATAAATGTGATAATAAATGAACTGTACTATTCGAACACTTGTTTATATATACAGtcataataacaaaatttatcaaatatcTATGATCTCTTGTATTATAACTCTCCTTTATACATAAAGTGAATCATACAGCACATTTATTATCACAAGTAAATCCTAGTGATGTTTTTTTTGCAATCTGTTACGTTGGGACCTGTTAGTACCATTTTTTTCAGCTGTATTAGAAACCTGGCTCGATCGATGATCTCCTAAGGGTATCCTAAACAGTTTGATCTTCATATGATCGCAAATCTCAAGGCATATTTGAGCACTATATCGGAATAAATCCAAAGTCACCCAGATCTAGAAATATAAACGAATAATACATAAAACAGGAtaactaaaaataaaagaaaaaagaaaaagaaatattttcatatagATTATAAAACTTACAAAGCATAGCCAAAGAACATAATATTCTTTgataaagaaattgaaatattgatTCAAGAACAGCATTGCTGGTCCAATCAGTGAACTGTCTAAATATtgcatttcattttttgtCATATGAGCAACCTGTGATAATGAATCATAATACAGTTTACAGATCAGAGACAGACAAATATTTATCATTAGTATATACCTACCACTAATCGATTGGTAACTTTAGCTGCAACCATTCCAAATGCAAGTATATACAGTGCAGGATGATTTTCATATACATGTTCAGCactttttctataaattataaaagcTGGTACTACCACAAAGCTAAATGGAATAATTGGTGATAAAACTGATGTtccctgaaataaaataaatatcataaaggtacatataatcaataaaaagatattgctTGCAAGCtgatcattaattattataactcaaatataatttaattgcaaGATATACTGaatcataaattttataacaatattaaCACATTCAAGAATAAGATGCAAGTTTTTAGAAACATTCAAGTTTAGAAGTATTTACTTATGAAACATGTTAAAATATGAAGATTAAAACAGAAATGTAAAGATAATTAAACTACTTCTAGGTTCTAAGCATGGCAAATGCAGTATGTACAAAATTatctaatattaataaaatagcAGTTGCATTAAAAcctatattaattaatgttattGTATTACTATTTATAATACATGCAATTCCTTAAAGATGGAGGGAAAAGTGCAATTAACGGATAGGATTATAAAAATGGAAATGTATGATATATCCATATAAATTCAGAAATACATAGGAAAAGGTGTTAAccgaaatgaaaaaaaaagaaggtacAGTAAACAGTTCTGTGTGATGCTCTTGCTAAATTTAGACCCACAAATAATTTACAACACAATTGAATTAAAAGTTGTTCATATATTATGTAATTAAACtctaattaaataacaatacatTAGGTATTAATAATGTACAAATGACATAGTTaatgcaaatttattttatggtATCATATTCTATTTAAATGTATTGGAGAAACTGTAGAATAGTTTCTTTTAACGTAGGTctaaataaagataaaatgCAAAGTGCACTACACATTGATTCTATTACTTCTGAACTGACTTACTGCGACGGTGGAGCCATTTTTTCCGACACCACCGGCAAGAATGACGGACATGCTGCTCTGTGCAAATAAAATAGCGATGCCCACAGCAGCCCATAATGGAAACACCTTGACCTCTGTGCCAGTGTATGGCAACTGTGCAAGTGACACAAAAAAACCTTTCTGTTAGTTACTTTTAAATACATTTCTAATACAAATTCAATATTGATTCCTgttataatacattttatcACACATCAGTGAAAACTGTCTGCTCTTGAAACAATTTCAAAtcttattattgaaattttaacacATCCTATTCATGTAAAATTGAACGGTTCCACTTTAACAATATTTACCATTCAATAAGAGAAAGTAATAGTATGTTGTTTTTCATGAATTCTAAAGTCTTTACTTAGatcaatattattatattgataatataTACATCATCTtcttttatttgaaagtaaTCATACACAGCTGTTCGTTCATGTgttaaaaacattttcataACGGATGCTACATActcagaaatgaaaaagaacaCAATTATAAGCGCTTAAACAGAGTAGAAAAGTAGCACTTTTATTTGTATCAAAATATAAGCCATGTTTTTTATAGCCTGCATAccatataataaattaatgtgCAGAAAAATGGTaagatataaatttattaatgcaGAAACTGTTCCTTGCAAATAACAAGAACCCAAAAGTCTAGACAGGCAAGCAGAATGAAAGAAGAGAGATGTTCATTACTACATATAGTGACAATAGTATTAAAGTTTTACACAAATGCAACTAAGTTGTTTTTGCACTTAAAACTTACTGCAATTGTGGAACCATTCTTTCCAATCCCACCAGATTCAAACACTTTACAGAATTCAAGGAATACATGAATGTAGCCTGCATAAAATAACACTGCTACGTAGTTACTGATCGTGCCTACACCAAGCACTGGCATCTAAACAAATGTACAAAATCTGGCTTGttatgaaaaatgtaaaaaattcaGTATATATTTATCCTAAGGTTATTCTATACATTACTTATGTTTAGGAAGTTTTTAATCAGTATTTTCATGGGCTAGTTCTACTTGTGACCCATGTTTGTATATCAATAacaatgtttaaaataaattaggCACGAGGAAGCTGCAATGtataacaatgaaaattacCTTAGATATCCCTATCAATTTTCTATCTATGTTGTTAGTATTAATGAAACtcataataatttaatatgtgGTTAAGATGAAAAGGaatgtttgaaacaaaataaattatgagCATGAAgcaaaatgtaaaattacCTGACATCTACCATATACATTTTTCTATTGGCATAGTTAAATGAttggaaataatattaatttgagAACATGTATATATCATGTACACATCttaaaataacatatttataacgtaaattaaaatttttcattagaaattGTTTCAAAAGCATAACATACAGAAAGTATATTCAAAAGACAATATACCATAAACAGAATTGACATATAACTTCATATTTATGACAATATACCCTAAATTCATACACAGatgattttatatttattttgtccAAATTCAATAAAAACTTAATGAATTACAATTGTAGGTATGAATGAAAGTATTCGTTGTGAAAATGATGcgaggaaaataaatggatgAAAAGGAATAAATGagtaagaaattaaatgtatattatgaTAATAAGATTCATagcaaaaaaaagaaaaaaatagaaaaaaataagtaaTTTCAGCGCTGTTCCTCATGCCATGCTGCTCCTCATGCCATGCTGTTcccatttttataatttccaaAAACAAGAGTCTAATTGACTAACTTACAGCCACAGTTGAACCATTCTTGCCCACTCCTCCGGTGAAAATCACCGAAAAGATGGAATATAAGTTTGCCAGTGCACAAATTACTGTCATAACTCCTATTAAATACTTAAACATAAAACCATCTATGTATGGTATCTGTAAGAAATATTCTCATTAGACTCATGCAACggaattctttcatttttttttcttttttgagaAAGAACATGAGTCTTGAGATACAAAATCGTAAAACTCACAATAGCATTCATTACATCCActgtaataaattatttactgCATGAAAACAAAATCTCTAAtgattcattaatttaatagctttttttctttatcgtTATTTAAACAATCAAACTTAAAATATGTGAAGCATACATGTATTACTGTCACTTTTGCTAAAACTAtgatagaaataataataataaactaagcaaatacaaacaaaatttgatgaaggctcagaataaaaaaaatttgtgaAAAACTCAACATTGTATGAATTGGTAAGAGTTTTATGTATTTGTAGGGAAACCTGGACACTAGTGTGTTtagttatattttatttcctaaATACTAAATGATTATAGTTTGATAGTATACTACAGTACCTTAAAAAATGAAGTTTCTACCattgaataaatttctaatattgAAGATGATTAAActtataaatacaaatattttatgacAATCAATAAAATCACTAAATATAAAACAGTTATTTTAAATACCTGTATTACCAGATTGATTggcataaaatattttaaaattaaataaattatattttaaaaaataaaataggtACAACCTCCATCATCCATATTTTGGGCCCAAAGATTGCAGAAATCAGATGAATCGTTATAATAGTAAACTGTGCTTCCGTAACATCAACCTTGCCAAATCTTAATGAACCTGTTCAGAAACACTTATgctataatataaaaaaagttgATGAAATCATTATTATCAGTATCTATGGATAAATATAACTTCATACCTGAAACATAGGTCTGCCAATGAGCACAATAAAATAGTGTCATTGCACAGAAACATTGGAAAAACATCCATGTTGGATAATATCCTAATTGTACAGCTATACATGCTGACAGAGCAACAAACACTAAAACCATAAAATTATAAGTTCAGCTGTTctaacaaaaattaaattataaacaagataagatttaaattatttaggAATGTAATATGTACTTTAATATAGTCAATTAAAAGAATTAGATAAGTTTATCAATTGAAACATCATACACACCGGTTGATATAGAATCACATCCGTGATCAAACAGTTCACCCAATGGTGTTGAAGTTCCTGTTCTTCTTGCCTGTTTGCCATCTATGGCATCCAGGCTTTGATAAATGAATAAACCCAGTGCACATAAAAAGCATGCCCACCTAGGTGCCTAAAATGTGTATAAAATAAACCATCATCATATTTATGTATAAActacaataaattaaaatattgtagaATCTATTTTTaggtatttaattttatttatcgttaACTTTTCGATATGTTCCTTTGCTCGTTAATGTTATAATGATTTTTCATTGAATCTTTAAAAAGGCAACAGATCTTGAACTATCattcagaaaaaggaagatAAAATAGGTTATGTAAATAATACCTCGGTTTTAGCATCGGGACTgtaataaataagaattaaaGTGGTAACAATGTTCACGATAAGCCCCAAAATCGTGATTAAATTAGGTGCAAGCCAAAGTGGAACTTTGCTAACGAGCCAGTCCCACCACGGTTGAAGAAGTCCGTCCAAAAGGCTATTCGTTGTACAGCTGTACTTGTGTTCACTCAGACGTTTCAATTGTCCAGGTGACAAAAGTTTTTCCTTATAAAACTGCATAATTCAAAGTTTGTCGAATTACCAAGAACAAGAATGATTATGATAATTCAACAATCATTGATTCCTCACAATACAAAGATTAAACACAACAAGTAACTGTTAGCAAACATGCACATATGTAGATAGCATGCATATATGCACATGTATAAATCATTGCTAAAAAGTGccagatttttattaaatttagtaAGCCTTTTcgttaacatttattatttaatacggAGTATTTCTCAtgagattaattaaaatgtaataatttagAAATGGTAGTTTATATAATgcagaaaaatggtatttttGTAGACTTCACTTGTAGTTCCGGTTCCAACCAGTATGCGAAGAGATGTCGgtacatatataaatacatatgtacattttaaatttcacgCGAGATGGTGCTTCATACAGTTGCGAATTCCATTGTAAGATTTTACCTATTCAGTGTTTATATTAAACAAACATGGACATTCAAACAACAAATacacgaagaaaaatattaaatcatgTTGTTTGCAGTATTTTGGTGGAAAGTGGTTATGATACTTGTGAGAAGCAAGCGTTAGAAACTCTTACAGAAATGTTACAGTCTTGTATGTATTTAaactaaatttaatattcctaacctttaaatatgaaaaagtttaaggatttatttattatacattatttCGATGATTATACTATCACAAATCTAATACATTTGATCAATTGTTTACAGTTATAGTAGAAGTTGGTGAATCAGCAAGAAATTACTGTGAACTTTCTGGTAGAACAGAGCCACTGATCGCAGATGTTATAGTGGCTTTAATAAATATGGGTATAAAATTAGACAACTTAGAAAGTTATGGTAAAAGAGCGAACAGGACAGTATTACCACCGCTTCAGCAACAAACTCAGTCGAAACaattgaatattttgcaaGCTGGTGTAAAACAAGGTCATCCGGCCCATATACCGAGTCATTTGCCACCTTTCCCGGATCCGCATGCTTACATCAGAACACCGGTATAattactaaaattaaattaaatataatatattaaagaTTAGTGCAATtcacatataatatattaatatttttagtttACCTACagtgtttattatattcacGAGATTGCATTTTTACTTGTAAACAGACACATAAACAACCAGTAACAGAATACGAGGCGATAAGAGAAAAAGCAGCCACTCAAAAACGTGATATTGAAAGGGCTTTAACAAGGTTTATTGCAAAAACAGGAGAAACGCATAGTCTATTTTTAGCAGAGGATAATAGTATGTTTCCGCGTAAGTAACTGCTATTATGTACGAATAATACACATATATCCATGATATTGAGTATTTCGTATTTTCAGTAATATCGTGTAAACCGCAATTTCCTAGTTACCTTTCGGCGCTCCTTCCACAAGATCAAATATTTGAAACTGATCAAGATTTTCACTTTGAACCGAGTCcggttaaaaagaaaaaagaacaagaGATCGAAGAGACGGAGGAAGGTCTGATTAAAtgttcaataaatataaatgaacttaaatttcaatttgtttaTGATATTTGACATGGTTATAGGTATGAAAGGACAAAACGAAGACGGCGAACAAAACGGCGAAACTACAACCCAACAGGATGCTATAGACAATCCTTATTTGAGACCTGGGAAAATaccaaaaaataaaataccagGAGTTACAATTCCTAGCTTACATCCGATAAAAAGGGATTCTCTtgagtaataattttattaatcctTAGGTTAGCAACACGTGTACATAATCTTgttataatacaaattaatgtttcttaaatttttatattttgtattatataataaaaattaatatttattataaatagttTTACATGTAATTATCTTAGAGTATATTACTAAAATTGATATTATGAGTAACTTTATATTAGTATTTAatctaaattttttttaaggaCATATTAAACTGATTTCGTGTATTTGGTTTAACATTGTTTAATCTTATGTTATCTTCCACTATCTTGTATTATATTGCACGTACATATAGCACCAGTTTGAAAACATTGAGAATATCTAAATAACTATGTACGGAGTGTTCGGCTACGAGTGAGCATAATTTGGGGCATAGCTGGTGTGATTTcgaacaactttttctttcttggaAAAGGTTGTTCAAAATTATCCGAGCTACTACCCGCTTGAAAGATCCCCACCCGTAGCCGAACACCCTTTATGTTCTCTAAAAAGATTATTAGGTaagaattacaaaaatatatttacttattatataatattgcaTGTTAATGTTTTCTACATGTATTTTGCGGCAGATAGCacctattaaaaaattatattctaatttttttagTTTGAAAAAATACATTATACTATCTTGGATTAATAAATGtagataaaaaatttcttctatTGTGCCGGTTTTAGGTAAATATGTATACACATGTGTAAAGTACACTTATTGCAAATAcacataaaaatatatattgcaAATTGGTAATTTGTATAAGGCATAAGCTTTGTCATCTCTAATTAGATTCTAtcttttaattgaattacGAGAGACATTGGCTTTAAGCATTCCCTTAAACGTGTcatctaaaaatatttttgaattataagTTTACCAATTGAGATATGTCTCTCAGTTTTTTGTAAAGTATCTGTAATATTAGTCACTagcttcttttttaaattaaaaactatCATTTGTATATAATGATCATATAGTTTGTCAgagtgtgtatatatataagtatAAATTATGCTATACTTATTACAAGGATACAGTTCAGGTATTTAAAAtggatttaattatttctgtgtatgaaaatttggcgaatatatatatataatttatattcattaatttaacaactatttttgttttaaatggACACTCATTTTTCAGACAGTTCATGAGATATTAAATCAATTGTAAATACTTGAATGTTGTCCTTGTTAGAACACTTTcttgaaatatattatatagaatcaattcattaaaatgaatttaatattagaaaatctTACTTATCTGTTTTAGATCACTTTTTCTTACTGCAGCATTCCATTTATTACTGATACCATGGTTGACGTCGCACCCATCGTAACTTCATACCAGACGCGGTACGTATTTTGATGCTCGCGCATTCTGCTGCACGAACCGTTTCTTTCACGCTTTGCATGAGGTTTTGAGCATTGCCAACAAGCATATCTGTTGCTTCTTGATCCTCTTCTGTACCTGTATTTTTGAAACACAGAGCAAAGATTAAAAAACGGGttttaactttaatttgaaaagatcaagtatctatttttattattaaatgtatccaAGTATAATGTGAGTTTTTGTTTGCAAATATATGATAAAGAATAAAAGACTATGAAATAAATTGCATGCTATACATGACTGCTATTACTACTTAATGGAATTCAAAAatacattatattcatttcAAACAGATGATGGAATATGGAAATCAAACATGGAAAAATCTAACACTTATACTACCGTTAAATTTAGATTAATCTGACAACATAATATGTGATACACGTATTATACATAAAACGTATTTTAGGAGTAAAAACGTTTCTTGGTACGtacaaataatattaatatccaCATATCTATGATTATCAATTATATGTATTGTCTAGAATGATCTACACTTGTACTGTAATAAACTTACTGCAGCCAATCAATTCGTCTACACCGCGATGAGCAGAGGCATATCAACCGCAAACCatttaaagtttaaacaaGACATCAataaacattaattaattgaaaaatcgtaaattcaaatattttataatcaattGAATACGTAATATACGcaatttgtaaatttcttttttacactGACTGATAGATTACTGAATATTTTCATAGTTTCACCCACGAGGAGGACTAAAATATGCATGCATTATAATGCAAATAgaaaactgaaatatttcataaatcaAACAAAAAATAGGTGCTTAAGACATCAAGcataatttgttaatattctttttttaccATAAAGCATCAGCTCTTCCCAGGTGGGGAGCGTCTCTATGCGTAAAAAATGCTATT
The genomic region above belongs to Osmia bicornis bicornis chromosome 9, iOsmBic2.1, whole genome shotgun sequence and contains:
- the LOC114873119 gene encoding cholinephosphotransferase 1 isoform X2, with protein sequence MQFYKEKLLSPGQLKRLSEHKYSCTTNSLLDGLLQPWWDWLVSKVPLWLAPNLITILGLIVNIVTTLILIYYSPDAKTEAPRWACFLCALGLFIYQSLDAIDGKQARRTGTSTPLGELFDHGCDSISTVFVALSACIAVQLGYYPTWMFFQCFCAMTLFYCAHWQTYVSGSLRFGKVDVTEAQFTIITIHLISAIFGPKIWMMEIPYIDGFMFKYLIGVMTVICALANLYSIFSVIFTGGVGKNGSTVAMPVLGVGTISNYVAVLFYAGYIHVFLEFCKVFESGGIGKNGSTIAGTSVLSPIIPFSFVVVPAFIIYRKSAEHVYENHPALYILAFGMVAAKVTNRLVVAHMTKNEMQYLDSSLIGPAMLFLNQYFNFFIKEYYVLWLCFIWVTLDLFRYSAQICLEICDHMKIKLFRIPLGDHRSSQVSNTAEKNVHMMVEQEPLLDEDYHHGSDTTLDL
- the LOC114873119 gene encoding cholinephosphotransferase 1 isoform X1: MQFYKEKLLSPGQLKRLSEHKYSCTTNSLLDGLLQPWWDWLVSKVPLWLAPNLITILGLIVNIVTTLILIYYSPDAKTEAPRWACFLCALGLFIYQSLDAIDGKQARRTGTSTPLGELFDHGCDSISTVFVALSACIAVQLGYYPTWMFFQCFCAMTLFYCAHWQTYVSGSLRFGKVDVTEAQFTIITIHLISAIFGPKIWMMEIPYIDGFMFKYLIGVMTVICALANLYSIFSVIFTGGVGKNGSTVAMPVLGVGTISNYVAVLFYAGYIHVFLEFCKVFESGGIGKNGSTIALPYTGTEVKVFPLWAAVGIAILFAQSSMSVILAGGVGKNGSTVAGTSVLSPIIPFSFVVVPAFIIYRKSAEHVYENHPALYILAFGMVAAKVTNRLVVAHMTKNEMQYLDSSLIGPAMLFLNQYFNFFIKEYYVLWLCFIWVTLDLFRYSAQICLEICDHMKIKLFRIPLGDHRSSQVSNTAEKNVHMMVEQEPLLDEDYHHGSDTTLDL
- the LOC114873119 gene encoding cholinephosphotransferase 1 isoform X5, giving the protein MQFYKEKLLSPGQLKRLSEHKYSCTTNSLLDGLLQPWWDWLVSKVPLWLAPNLITILGLIVNIVTTLILIYYSPDAKTEAPRWACFLCALGLFIYQSLDAIDGKQARRTGTSTPLGELFDHGCDSISTVFVALSACIAVQLGYYPTWMFFQCFCAMTLFYCAHWQTYVSGSLRFGKVDVTEAQFTIITIHLISAIFGPKIWMMEMPVLGVGTISNYVAVLFYAGYIHVFLEFCKVFESGGIGKNGSTIAGTSVLSPIIPFSFVVVPAFIIYRKSAEHVYENHPALYILAFGMVAAKVTNRLVVAHMTKNEMQYLDSSLIGPAMLFLNQYFNFFIKEYYVLWLCFIWVTLDLFRYSAQICLEICDHMKIKLFRIPLGDHRSSQVSNTAEKNVHMMVEQEPLLDEDYHHGSDTTLDL
- the LOC114873119 gene encoding cholinephosphotransferase 1 isoform X6, translating into MQFYKEKLLSPGQLKRLSEHKYSCTTNSLLDGLLQPWWDWLVSKVPLWLAPNLITILGLIVNIVTTLILIYYSPDAKTEAPRWACFLCALGLFIYQSLDAIDGKQARRTGTSTPLGELFDHGCDSISTVFVALSACIAVQLGYYPTWMFFQCFCAMTLFYCAHWQTYVSGSLRFGKVDVTEAQFTIITIHLISAIFGPKIWMMELPYTGTEVKVFPLWAAVGIAILFAQSSMSVILAGGVGKNGSTVAGTSVLSPIIPFSFVVVPAFIIYRKSAEHVYENHPALYILAFGMVAAKVTNRLVVAHMTKNEMQYLDSSLIGPAMLFLNQYFNFFIKEYYVLWLCFIWVTLDLFRYSAQICLEICDHMKIKLFRIPLGDHRSSQVSNTAEKNVHMMVEQEPLLDEDYHHGSDTTLDL
- the LOC114873119 gene encoding cholinephosphotransferase 1 isoform X3 yields the protein MQFYKEKLLSPGQLKRLSEHKYSCTTNSLLDGLLQPWWDWLVSKVPLWLAPNLITILGLIVNIVTTLILIYYSPDAKTEAPRWACFLCALGLFIYQSLDAIDGKQARRTGTSTPLGELFDHGCDSISTVFVALSACIAVQLGYYPTWMFFQCFCAMTLFYCAHWQTYVSGSLRFGKVDVTEAQFTIITIHLISAIFGPKIWMMEMPVLGVGTISNYVAVLFYAGYIHVFLEFCKVFESGGIGKNGSTIALPYTGTEVKVFPLWAAVGIAILFAQSSMSVILAGGVGKNGSTVAGTSVLSPIIPFSFVVVPAFIIYRKSAEHVYENHPALYILAFGMVAAKVTNRLVVAHMTKNEMQYLDSSLIGPAMLFLNQYFNFFIKEYYVLWLCFIWVTLDLFRYSAQICLEICDHMKIKLFRIPLGDHRSSQVSNTAEKNVHMMVEQEPLLDEDYHHGSDTTLDL